In Mastigocladopsis repens PCC 10914, a single window of DNA contains:
- a CDS encoding PadR family transcriptional regulator, whose amino-acid sequence MKLEDIYHFFENPPPTYLCQELAVCYILYVLLQGESYGTELIQRLETEYPTYRLSDTVLYSAIKFLEDQKAITGYWKKLEGRGRPRRMYQVSPEWQSQAHDLARLWQQYISGRIN is encoded by the coding sequence ATGAAACTTGAGGATATATATCACTTCTTTGAAAATCCTCCGCCAACTTATCTTTGTCAGGAGCTCGCTGTTTGTTATATCTTGTATGTCTTATTACAAGGCGAATCCTATGGAACGGAGTTGATCCAACGACTGGAAACAGAATATCCAACCTATCGGCTTTCAGATACCGTACTTTACAGTGCGATTAAATTCCTTGAAGATCAGAAGGCAATCACTGGGTATTGGAAGAAACTGGAAGGACGCGGACGTCCCAGGCGCATGTACCAAGTGTCTCCAGAATGGCAATCTCAAGCACACGATCTGGCTCGTTTGTGGCAACAGTACATAAGCGGGAGGATAAATTAG